One Balneola sp. DNA window includes the following coding sequences:
- a CDS encoding Xaa-Pro dipeptidyl-peptidase, which translates to MSTFKKFIFSITVLTLALLSGSPITAQDIQIPVIEDGRAQVIPELENPENWIREDLWVETEFDSDGNGKLDRVHVDVTRPKQTEDGLKLPVVYETSPYYAGTAGMVEGLFWDVRHELGELGTNEVGENKSRRAHPEVIRRGERPVISNSQLRTWIPRGYIVVHSSSPGTGLSDGAPTVGGDNESLAPKAVVQWLAGKDNGYTSRDGDEKVMASWSTGKVGMTGTSYNGTLPLAAATTGVEGLEVIIPVAPNTSYYHYYRSNGLVRSPGGYLGEDIDVLYDFIHSGEESMRARNNRVIRDTEMANNMDRRTGDYNEFWASRDYLNDMEPMKAAMLMSHGFNDWNVMPEHSYRIYEKAKEMGLHTQIYYHQFGHGGPPPVEMMNRWFTHYLFGVDNGIQNESGAWIVREYDEPENPTFYADFPNPKAEPVQMYLNAGAPQQGKLSLNKPENQGTETLVDNFSFDGESLARAEITDHRLLYLTPPLQDSVHISGLAELTIKLASSKPAANLSVWLVSLPWDERRNGRITDNIITRGWADPQNHESLTVSEPLEPGKFYEFSFELQPDDQIIRSGQQIGLMIFSSDKEYTLHPDPGTELTVDLDGTVLTLPVVGGKSAFGW; encoded by the coding sequence ATGAGTACTTTTAAGAAATTTATATTCTCAATCACTGTACTGACACTAGCCCTACTGTCAGGCAGTCCAATCACAGCACAGGATATTCAAATTCCTGTTATTGAAGATGGGAGAGCGCAAGTAATCCCCGAACTTGAAAACCCTGAGAACTGGATTCGTGAAGATCTTTGGGTTGAAACTGAATTTGACTCCGATGGTAACGGAAAACTTGATCGTGTTCATGTGGATGTAACCCGACCCAAGCAAACCGAAGATGGGCTAAAACTGCCCGTCGTTTATGAAACGAGTCCTTATTATGCCGGAACCGCAGGTATGGTTGAGGGCTTATTCTGGGATGTGCGGCATGAGTTAGGCGAGCTGGGCACTAACGAAGTGGGTGAAAATAAAAGCCGCCGCGCACACCCTGAAGTTATCCGCAGAGGTGAACGGCCCGTGATCTCAAACTCACAACTCAGAACATGGATTCCGCGTGGTTACATTGTGGTCCATTCTTCTTCACCGGGAACGGGACTTTCTGATGGAGCCCCTACTGTTGGTGGTGATAATGAATCCCTTGCACCCAAAGCTGTAGTTCAGTGGCTTGCCGGCAAAGACAATGGATATACCTCCCGGGATGGTGATGAGAAAGTGATGGCGTCTTGGTCAACCGGAAAAGTGGGAATGACGGGGACCTCTTATAACGGAACCCTTCCACTTGCCGCAGCAACCACCGGTGTTGAAGGTCTTGAGGTTATTATTCCCGTCGCACCCAACACTTCCTACTATCACTATTACCGCTCAAATGGGCTGGTTCGAAGTCCGGGCGGTTATTTAGGGGAAGACATTGATGTGCTTTATGATTTCATTCACAGTGGGGAAGAATCGATGCGTGCGCGAAATAATCGGGTCATTCGTGATACTGAAATGGCTAATAACATGGATCGCAGAACCGGTGACTACAACGAATTCTGGGCCAGCCGGGATTATCTGAACGATATGGAACCCATGAAAGCGGCTATGCTTATGAGTCACGGCTTCAACGACTGGAATGTGATGCCGGAACACAGCTATCGCATTTATGAAAAAGCGAAGGAAATGGGGCTGCATACTCAGATTTACTATCATCAATTTGGCCACGGCGGACCACCTCCTGTAGAAATGATGAACCGATGGTTTACCCATTACCTTTTTGGGGTTGATAATGGAATTCAAAACGAAAGCGGAGCGTGGATTGTCCGGGAATATGACGAGCCTGAAAACCCAACCTTCTATGCTGATTTCCCTAACCCAAAAGCTGAACCTGTTCAAATGTATTTGAATGCAGGTGCTCCTCAACAGGGAAAGCTTTCACTGAATAAACCAGAAAATCAGGGAACAGAAACTTTGGTTGATAACTTCTCTTTTGATGGGGAATCATTAGCTCGTGCAGAGATTACCGACCATCGCCTGCTATATCTAACACCGCCTCTTCAAGATTCTGTTCATATTTCAGGATTAGCGGAACTAACTATCAAGCTTGCCAGTAGTAAACCGGCGGCTAACTTATCAGTATGGTTGGTTTCATTACCATGGGATGAGCGCAGAAACGGACGAATTACAGATAACATCATAACCCGAGGTTGGGCTGACCCCCAAAACCATGAATCGCTTACAGTAAGCGAACCTTTAGAGCCCGGAAAGTTCTACGAATTTAGTTTTGAACTACAGCCGGATGATCAGATTATTCGCTCCGGACAGCAAATTGGACTCATGATTTTCAGCAGCGATAAAGAATACACCCTTCATCCTGATCCCGGTACGGAGCTGACTGTTGATCTAGATGGTACTGTATTGACGCTGCCTGTTGTTGGCGGGAAGTCTGCTTTTGGTTGGTAA
- the egtD gene encoding L-histidine N(alpha)-methyltransferase, giving the protein MLDEVLEGLSHPQKMLPSKFFYDERGSELFDEITELEEYYPTRTERTILSENVCEIGEYLGDEVALIEPGSGSSDKTRILLNKLSNISAYVPIDISGDYLFKVAENLQGKYPDIKIIPQQADYTFPFDLPEIDPSLKKVVFFPGSTIGNFKRDTVNRFLSVVADIIGSQGSFLIGVDLKKDVDILLAAYNDSRGVTAEFNKNILRHINRALSADFDLDRFTHKSIWDEEEGRIEMHLIAKEAHEVNIAGTSISFEKGEYIHTENSHKYALEEFSEIVSPWFEVMKVWTDEDNLFSLQYLEPK; this is encoded by the coding sequence ATGCTTGATGAAGTACTGGAAGGGTTAAGTCACCCACAGAAAATGCTCCCCAGTAAGTTTTTTTATGATGAACGGGGATCTGAGCTTTTCGATGAAATTACGGAGCTAGAAGAATATTACCCGACCAGAACAGAGCGAACAATTCTATCTGAAAATGTATGTGAAATCGGTGAGTACCTAGGGGATGAAGTTGCACTTATTGAGCCTGGCAGCGGAAGCAGCGATAAAACCCGAATTCTTCTGAATAAGCTAAGCAACATTTCGGCCTATGTGCCTATAGACATTTCCGGGGACTATCTGTTTAAAGTGGCGGAAAACCTTCAGGGCAAATACCCGGATATAAAAATTATCCCTCAACAAGCCGATTATACTTTTCCTTTTGATTTGCCTGAAATTGATCCTTCACTCAAGAAGGTAGTTTTCTTCCCCGGATCCACCATCGGTAACTTTAAGAGGGATACGGTGAATCGATTCTTAAGTGTGGTAGCAGATATTATTGGATCACAGGGAAGCTTTCTGATTGGGGTTGATCTGAAGAAAGACGTAGATATTTTACTGGCCGCCTATAATGATTCGAGAGGTGTTACGGCAGAGTTTAACAAGAACATTTTACGACACATTAACCGGGCGTTATCTGCTGATTTTGATCTCGATAGATTCACTCATAAATCAATTTGGGACGAAGAAGAAGGTCGTATTGAAATGCACCTTATCGCTAAAGAAGCTCATGAAGTAAATATAGCAGGAACATCAATCTCATTTGAGAAGGGGGAATACATTCATACCGAAAATTCCCATAAATATGCTCTTGAAGAATTTTCGGAAATAGTATCTCCTTGGTTTGAAGTGATGAAAGTGTGGACGGATGAGGATAATTTATTCAGTCTTCAGTATTTGGAGCCTAAGTAG
- the mdh gene encoding malate dehydrogenase, translating into MKVTVVGAGGNVGSTVAHAVAQRDFAKEVVAVDLERKDGDKTFYPSKGRALDQWESSPIHLFDTRINGTVDYADTADSDVCVITAGVPRRPGMSRDDLLETNANIVKSVTEQLVKYSPDTIIIVVSNPLDVMVQVAKDASGLPHEKVMGMAGILDTARYRSFIAEELDCSPKDIQALLMGGHGDTMVPLPRFTTLAGMPITHFIDEDRLDEIVNRAKKGGGEIVGLMGTSAWYAPGAAAAQMVEAILLDQNRIFPVCAHIDGQYGIDDLYIGVPVKLGTGGIKEVIEVELNEKEQDLMLESAKAVRGTLEEFKKLMNK; encoded by the coding sequence ATGAAAGTAACAGTAGTTGGAGCTGGAGGAAACGTTGGGTCAACCGTAGCACATGCAGTCGCACAGCGCGATTTTGCTAAAGAAGTGGTTGCCGTAGATCTGGAGCGTAAAGACGGAGACAAAACATTTTACCCTTCAAAAGGTCGAGCTTTAGACCAGTGGGAGTCTTCTCCTATTCACCTTTTTGATACCCGAATTAATGGAACTGTTGACTATGCTGACACCGCAGATTCTGATGTTTGCGTGATTACGGCAGGTGTTCCACGTCGCCCGGGAATGAGTCGCGATGACCTGCTCGAAACCAATGCTAACATTGTGAAGAGTGTAACCGAGCAATTGGTTAAGTACTCACCGGATACCATCATTATTGTAGTTTCTAATCCCCTGGATGTGATGGTACAGGTTGCAAAAGATGCCAGCGGACTTCCGCATGAAAAAGTGATGGGTATGGCTGGAATTCTGGATACCGCTCGTTACCGTTCATTCATCGCTGAAGAGCTGGATTGTTCTCCAAAAGACATTCAAGCACTTTTAATGGGTGGTCATGGAGATACGATGGTTCCACTTCCGCGTTTTACAACATTAGCCGGTATGCCAATCACGCATTTCATTGACGAAGACCGTTTAGATGAGATCGTTAACAGAGCTAAGAAAGGCGGTGGCGAGATTGTTGGGTTGATGGGAACATCAGCTTGGTACGCTCCCGGTGCTGCTGCTGCACAAATGGTTGAAGCTATTTTGCTTGACCAAAACCGAATTTTTCCGGTATGTGCACACATCGACGGACAGTATGGAATTGATGATCTTTACATTGGAGTTCCCGTTAAGCTGGGTACCGGTGGAATCAAGGAAGTAATTGAAGTTGAATTAAACGAAAAAGAGCAAGATCTTATGCTTGAATCAGCCAAAGCCGTTCGCGGTACTTTGGAAGAATTCAAAAAACTAATGAACAAGTAA
- a CDS encoding oxidoreductase translates to MNQIKWGIIGCGDVCEVKSGPAFQKIEHSELVAVMRRNGDKAADYAKRHNVPTWFSDADELLHHPEVNAIYIATPPGSHALYTQKAAEAGKPVYVEKPMGLSYTECKAMIDACEKAGVPLFVAYYRRALPYFLKVKELIDTGAVGTITSMQINLIQPPKPDDLKYSSAHNNWRTKPEISGGGYFHDLASHQLDLVEFLLGEIENIEGHSINKMGWYNAPDVLSASFKFTNDILGTGLWNFTAHPDEKEDEVIITGRKGSIQFSCFDGNAPVTLKTDHGTETFDLPYPQYVQQPLIQTIVNSLRGEGECPSTGRTGARANLLMDEITS, encoded by the coding sequence ATGAATCAAATTAAATGGGGAATTATTGGCTGTGGTGATGTATGTGAGGTTAAAAGCGGTCCGGCTTTCCAAAAAATTGAACACTCCGAATTAGTAGCAGTAATGCGCAGAAATGGAGATAAAGCCGCTGACTATGCCAAAAGACACAATGTACCCACTTGGTTTTCTGATGCCGATGAACTCCTCCATCATCCCGAAGTAAACGCAATCTATATTGCTACTCCTCCGGGTTCTCATGCTCTGTATACACAAAAAGCTGCCGAAGCCGGAAAGCCCGTATATGTTGAAAAGCCAATGGGGCTCAGTTATACAGAATGTAAGGCAATGATCGATGCCTGTGAAAAAGCAGGTGTTCCACTTTTCGTCGCATACTACCGCCGGGCGCTTCCCTATTTCCTTAAAGTAAAAGAGTTGATCGACACCGGTGCGGTGGGGACTATAACTTCCATGCAGATAAATCTAATTCAACCTCCAAAACCAGATGACCTTAAATATTCATCAGCGCATAATAACTGGCGAACTAAACCTGAGATTTCAGGTGGTGGTTATTTCCATGATTTAGCTTCTCATCAGTTAGACCTAGTTGAATTTTTATTAGGTGAAATTGAGAATATAGAGGGTCATTCCATCAATAAAATGGGGTGGTATAATGCGCCGGATGTTCTATCCGCGAGCTTTAAATTCACGAATGACATTTTAGGAACTGGTTTGTGGAACTTCACGGCACATCCTGATGAAAAGGAAGATGAAGTCATTATCACAGGCAGAAAAGGCTCCATTCAATTTAGCTGCTTTGATGGAAACGCACCTGTAACTCTTAAGACTGATCATGGCACTGAAACATTTGACCTGCCTTACCCTCAGTATGTTCAGCAACCCCTCATTCAAACTATCGTCAATTCGCTAAGAGGCGAAGGAGAGTGCCCGAGTACAGGCCGGACAGGGGCCAGAGCAAACTTATTGATGGATGAGATTACATCATAA
- a CDS encoding TonB-dependent receptor gives MFNLFLLRKSAFAAFLFTIPLLFSPDIQAQTITGTVLDAQSKDPLIGAAVRQQGTTRGVVTQDDGSFELQLSENGEEELLITFLGYKDLEVDVSDEKQDLELFLYPETYIGDDVFVSAVRVDETSPITFTNVDREEIERRNLGQDVPYLLQNTPSVTTTSDAGAGVGYTGIRIRGVDPARINVTINGIPVNDAESHGVFWVDLPDLASSIENIQVQRGVGTSTNGAGAFGATINLQTSSSSPEPFGEINTGIGSFNTRKYNVRLGSGLMENGWQFEGRLSKIDSDGFIDRASSDLDSYFLSASHHGERSLLRADVFTGKEITYQAWYGIEESVLENNRTFNEAGTEKSGQPYEDQVDDYQQNYYQLHYSYQLQENWNANISAFYTKGFGYYEEYKAEESLADYSISTIEPGTPTESDLVRRRWLDNDYYGTIFATRYAPSDTWNVTFGGGYSYYDGAHFGEVIWARYAGDSENNDRYYDNDGIKKDFNLYGKLQYQLTEKLNSYLDLQVRTINYEFLGNDIVQTGTPPNVQDNLVSLRQEDNLSFFNPKFGLVYNLNDGQRAYASFGVGGKEPTRDEYVNSTPDSRPSAEKLYNVEAGYRGDFTSYFLGANLYGMFYEDQLVPTGAINDVGEIVRQNVPESYRVGVELQGGVSLGQYLSLSANATFSQNKIVEYTQFTDQYDASFNFLGQQETVYEDTDIAFSPSVITNGVIGYKKGGLNAELVSKYVSRQYLDNTETESRSIDPYFVNDVRLSYAFNQVPLFEGITATLQVNNIFNHEYETNGYTFGWLQDGDPVNFNYYYPQAGTNFLFQVKWEF, from the coding sequence ATGTTTAATCTATTCTTATTAAGGAAATCAGCATTCGCTGCTTTTCTATTTACAATACCACTACTCTTTTCACCTGATATTCAAGCACAAACCATTACAGGTACAGTGCTTGACGCTCAATCCAAAGACCCATTAATCGGTGCAGCCGTACGGCAGCAAGGAACTACCCGAGGGGTCGTAACACAAGATGACGGCTCTTTTGAGCTACAGCTTTCTGAGAATGGAGAAGAAGAGCTACTGATAACTTTTCTTGGCTACAAAGATTTAGAAGTTGATGTATCCGATGAAAAACAAGACCTGGAGTTATTCCTTTATCCGGAAACCTACATAGGCGACGATGTTTTTGTAAGCGCCGTTCGGGTCGATGAGACTTCTCCTATCACATTTACTAATGTTGACAGGGAAGAAATTGAACGCAGAAATTTAGGTCAGGATGTTCCTTATTTACTCCAGAACACTCCGTCTGTAACCACCACTTCTGATGCCGGAGCCGGCGTTGGTTACACCGGTATTCGAATCCGTGGAGTTGATCCGGCTCGAATTAACGTAACCATCAACGGTATCCCCGTTAATGACGCAGAATCCCATGGAGTTTTTTGGGTTGATTTACCTGACCTGGCTTCGTCCATCGAAAATATTCAGGTCCAGCGTGGAGTAGGCACATCTACCAATGGCGCCGGTGCTTTTGGGGCAACCATCAACCTGCAAACCAGCTCCTCTTCGCCCGAACCTTTTGGTGAAATTAATACCGGAATTGGTTCCTTCAACACCCGGAAATACAATGTCCGTTTGGGCTCGGGGTTGATGGAAAATGGATGGCAATTTGAAGGCCGCCTTTCCAAAATTGACTCCGATGGCTTTATCGACCGTGCGAGTTCTGATTTGGATTCTTATTTCTTATCAGCTTCTCATCATGGAGAACGCAGTTTGCTTCGCGCTGATGTTTTCACAGGAAAAGAAATCACCTATCAGGCCTGGTATGGCATCGAAGAAAGTGTGCTGGAAAATAACCGCACCTTTAACGAGGCAGGAACTGAAAAAAGCGGCCAGCCTTACGAAGATCAGGTGGATGATTATCAGCAGAATTACTACCAGCTACATTATTCCTACCAGCTGCAAGAAAACTGGAATGCTAATATTTCGGCTTTCTATACCAAGGGTTTCGGGTATTATGAAGAATATAAAGCCGAAGAATCCCTGGCCGATTATAGCATAAGTACCATTGAACCCGGAACGCCTACCGAATCTGATTTAGTCCGCCGGCGCTGGTTAGACAATGATTATTACGGGACCATTTTCGCCACAAGATACGCACCATCTGACACTTGGAATGTAACTTTTGGTGGTGGATACAGCTATTATGATGGCGCCCACTTTGGGGAAGTTATCTGGGCCCGCTATGCCGGAGACAGTGAAAATAATGACCGGTATTATGACAATGATGGTATCAAGAAAGACTTCAATCTCTACGGTAAGCTTCAGTACCAGCTCACCGAGAAGCTGAACTCCTATCTGGATCTTCAGGTGCGTACCATCAATTATGAATTCTTAGGAAACGATATCGTTCAAACAGGAACACCACCGAATGTTCAGGATAATCTGGTTTCATTAAGACAGGAAGACAACCTCAGCTTCTTCAATCCAAAGTTCGGACTGGTATATAACCTGAATGACGGACAAAGAGCGTATGCCTCATTTGGTGTAGGAGGGAAAGAACCTACCCGCGATGAGTACGTAAATTCAACACCGGACAGCAGACCTAGCGCCGAAAAGCTGTATAACGTAGAAGCCGGATATCGTGGCGATTTCACTTCCTATTTCCTTGGAGCAAATCTGTATGGAATGTTCTACGAAGATCAGCTGGTCCCAACGGGAGCCATTAATGATGTTGGTGAAATTGTACGCCAGAACGTGCCGGAAAGCTATCGTGTAGGTGTAGAGCTTCAGGGTGGAGTAAGCCTGGGTCAGTATCTGAGTCTTTCAGCTAATGCTACCTTCAGTCAGAATAAAATTGTTGAGTACACACAATTCACCGATCAATATGATGCCAGTTTCAACTTTCTGGGTCAGCAGGAAACGGTTTATGAAGATACCGACATCGCCTTCTCACCATCAGTTATTACAAACGGTGTAATCGGATATAAAAAAGGTGGACTTAATGCTGAACTGGTTTCTAAATATGTCTCTCGCCAATACCTGGATAACACAGAAACCGAAAGCCGATCCATCGATCCCTATTTTGTGAATGATGTAAGGCTGAGCTATGCCTTTAACCAAGTGCCTTTGTTTGAAGGGATAACAGCTACCCTGCAGGTGAATAACATTTTCAACCATGAGTATGAGACCAATGGTTATACCTTCGGATGGTTACAGGATGGCGACCCTGTGAATTTCAATTATTACTACCCACAAGCAGGAACCAACTTCTTATTCCAGGTAAAGTGGGAATTCTAA
- a CDS encoding 1-acyl-sn-glycerol-3-phosphate acyltransferase — protein MATSLTPIEYIRSFLAVIVFFIMFAISTPLIAFLLIVSFGKATNFTIENFGPFIAYPVLWTLGIKFNVIQHGEPVEPSVIYTINHSSTLDLVTMIALGMPHIRFVAKWELQYNPLFFIVGRITGQVFIQRKQSEKAIRRIQSAYDRLKRDNLSIMVAPEGSRKHPGVIGPFKKGAFHMAVDLGFPIVPIYFEGNQELSLGGSLLAKSGTINAHIYPPIDTSDWSRETIDEHVKEVRQKYLEWAGVEE, from the coding sequence ATGGCAACCTCTCTTACTCCTATAGAATACATTCGAAGCTTTTTAGCGGTAATCGTGTTTTTCATCATGTTTGCCATTTCCACACCCCTTATCGCTTTTCTGTTGATTGTCTCTTTCGGGAAAGCCACCAACTTCACCATTGAAAATTTCGGTCCTTTTATAGCCTATCCTGTGCTGTGGACGCTCGGCATCAAGTTTAACGTTATTCAGCATGGAGAACCGGTAGAGCCTTCTGTGATCTATACCATCAATCACAGCTCTACTTTAGATCTCGTTACTATGATTGCCCTTGGTATGCCACACATCCGTTTTGTTGCCAAGTGGGAGCTGCAGTACAATCCGCTCTTTTTTATTGTTGGAAGGATAACCGGGCAGGTATTCATTCAGCGCAAACAAAGTGAAAAAGCCATCCGGCGTATTCAAAGTGCCTATGACCGATTAAAGCGTGATAACCTTTCAATCATGGTGGCTCCGGAAGGATCAAGAAAACACCCGGGCGTAATCGGGCCTTTTAAAAAAGGAGCTTTCCACATGGCTGTAGATTTAGGGTTTCCTATCGTCCCTATTTATTTTGAAGGCAATCAGGAGTTGAGTCTCGGCGGATCTCTTCTCGCTAAAAGCGGAACCATAAATGCCCATATCTACCCGCCTATCGATACCTCAGACTGGTCCCGGGAAACCATCGATGAGCATGTGAAAGAAGTCAGGCAAAAATACCTGGAATGGGCTGGTGTTGAAGAATAA